Proteins found in one Odontesthes bonariensis isolate fOdoBon6 chromosome 11, fOdoBon6.hap1, whole genome shotgun sequence genomic segment:
- the LOC142391417 gene encoding gamma-crystallin M2-like isoform X2 — translation MGKITFFEEKKFLGRCYNCSSDCTDLLTYFSRCNSIRVESGAWVIYERPNYKGFQYVLSPGEYADNQQWMAFSDSVKSCRAVYSTAWKLRLYERPDFGGQMVECSDDCPALYDTYKMREVYSCVVTDGAWVFYDLPNYRGHQFLLERGEYQQHSDWGASSPGVVSLRRITEF, via the exons ATGGGGAAG ATCACTTTTTTTGAGGAGAAGAAATTCCTGGGTCGCTGCTACAACTGCAGCAGCGACTGCACCGATCTGCTCACGTACTTCAGCCGCTGCAATTCCATCCGGGTGGAGAGCGGTGCGTGGGTGATCTATGAGAGGCCCAACTACAAGGGTTTCCAGTATGTTCTCAGCCCTGGGGAGTATGCCGACAACCAGCAGTGGATGGCCTTCAGCGACAGCGTCAAATCCTGCCGGGCT GTCTACAGCACAGCGTGGAAGCTGAGGCTGTACGAGAGGCCAGACTTTGGAGGGCAGATGGTGGAGTGCTCTGACGACTGTCCTGCATTGTATGATACCTACAAGATGCGTGAGGTCTACTCCTGTGTGGTGACAGACGGCGCCTGGGTGTTCTACGACCTCCCCAACTACAGAGGGCACCAGTTCCTTCTGGAGCGCGGCGAGTACCAGCAGCACAGCGACTGGGGGGCGTCTTCGCCTGGTGTTGTCTCCCTCCGCAGGATCACAGAGTTTTAA
- the LOC142391416 gene encoding gamma-crystallin S-1-like produces the protein MEKIIFYEDRNFQGRFHECNNDSSDLHTYVSHCNSIEVEEGFWVVYERPNYMGHQYVLSPGQYPDYQSWLSTNDTIRSCRIIRHVENSWKMKIWEKPNFEGESMELADNIPVLHELWQIRDVHSCKVFEGAWIFFEHPNYKGRQYLLEKGEYKRYLEWGGIQASVGSIRRVENL, from the exons ATGGAGAAG ATCATCTTCTATGAGGACAGAAACTTCCAGGGTCGATTCCACGAGTGCAACAATGACTCCAGCGACCTGCACACATACGTCAGCCATTGCAACTCCATCGAGGTGGAGGAGGGATTCTGGGTAGTGTACGAAAGACCAAATTACATGGGCCACCAATACGTTCTGAGCCCAGGACAGTATCCTGACTATCAGTCCTGGCTGAGCACCAACGACACCATCAGGTCCTGTCGCATTATTAGGCAT GTGGAGAATTCATGGAAGATGAAGATTTGGGAGAAGCCGAACTTTGAGGGCGAGTCCATGGAGCTGGCAGACAACATCCCTGTCCTCCACGAGCTCTGGCAGATCCGTGACGTCCACTCTTGCAAAGTGTTTGAAGGGGCCTGGATCTTCTTCGAGCACCCCAACTACAAGGGGCGCCAGTACCTGCTGGAGAAGGGCGAGTACAAACGGTACTTGGAGTGGGGGGGCATACAGGCCAGTGTTGGATCTATCCGTCGGGTTGAGAACCTGTAG
- the LOC142391856 gene encoding gamma-crystallin M3-like, with amino-acid sequence MHGKIIFYEEKNFQGRSYESSSDCSDIHIHLNRCNSCRVDSGCFVVYDRANFMGNQVLLRRGEFSDFQRMTGMTGMMGMMGMAVMDTIRSCRMIPTLRGQFRMRIYEKESLGGQMHELMEDCESLQDRFYMSDCQSCIVMDGHWLMFEQTNFRGRMIYVRPGEYRNLREMGMSNLMKISSIRRITDVC; translated from the exons atgcatggcaag ATAATTTTCTACGAGGAGAAGAACTTCCAGGGCCGATCCTATGAGAGCAGCAGTGACTGCTCTGACATCCATATACACCTGAACCGCTGCAACTCCTGCAGGGTTGACAGCGGTTGCTTCGTGGTGTACGACCGTGCCAACTTCATGGGTAACCAGGTCCTCTTAAGGAGAGGAGAGTTCTCTGATTTTCAGCGCATGACGGGCATGACAGGCATGATGGGCATGATGGGCATGGCAGTGATGGATACCATTCGGTCCTGCCGCATGATCCCTACG CTCAGGGGACAGTTCAGGATGAGGATCTACGAAAAGGAGAGCCTTGGAGGCCAGATGCATGAGCTGATGGAGGACTGCGAGTCTCTCCAGGATCGATTTTACATGTCTGACTGCCAGTCTTGCATTGTGATGGACGGCCACTGGCTGATGTTCGAGCAGACCAACTTCAGAGGCCGGATGATATATGTTCGGCCCGGAGAGTACAGGAACCTCCGAGAAATGGgaatgagcaacttaatgaaaatcAGCTCTATCAGACGCATCACAGATGTGTGCTGA
- the LOC142391417 gene encoding gamma-crystallin M2-like isoform X1 → MGKITFFEEKKFLGRCYNCSSDCTDLLTYFSRCNSIRVESGAWVIYERPNYKGFQYVLSPGEYADNQQWMAFSDSVKSCRAVKNVYSTAWKLRLYERPDFGGQMVECSDDCPALYDTYKMREVYSCVVTDGAWVFYDLPNYRGHQFLLERGEYQQHSDWGASSPGVVSLRRITEF, encoded by the exons ATGGGGAAG ATCACTTTTTTTGAGGAGAAGAAATTCCTGGGTCGCTGCTACAACTGCAGCAGCGACTGCACCGATCTGCTCACGTACTTCAGCCGCTGCAATTCCATCCGGGTGGAGAGCGGTGCGTGGGTGATCTATGAGAGGCCCAACTACAAGGGTTTCCAGTATGTTCTCAGCCCTGGGGAGTATGCCGACAACCAGCAGTGGATGGCCTTCAGCGACAGCGTCAAATCCTGCCGGGCTGTAAAGAAT GTCTACAGCACAGCGTGGAAGCTGAGGCTGTACGAGAGGCCAGACTTTGGAGGGCAGATGGTGGAGTGCTCTGACGACTGTCCTGCATTGTATGATACCTACAAGATGCGTGAGGTCTACTCCTGTGTGGTGACAGACGGCGCCTGGGTGTTCTACGACCTCCCCAACTACAGAGGGCACCAGTTCCTTCTGGAGCGCGGCGAGTACCAGCAGCACAGCGACTGGGGGGCGTCTTCGCCTGGTGTTGTCTCCCTCCGCAGGATCACAGAGTTTTAA
- the LOC142391857 gene encoding gamma-crystallin M3-like, protein MTMGRIIFYEDRNFQGRSYETSSDCPELTSFLNKCNSCRVENGLFMVYEKSNFMGHQTLVRRGEYPDNQRLMGISTSDCIRSCRMIPMHRGPFRMRIFERENFGGQMHELMEDCDNMMERSRMSECQSCNVMDGHWLMYEQPGFRGRMIYLRPGEYRNLREMGMGNITRFSSVRRIMDTY, encoded by the exons ATGACCATGGGGAGG aTCATTTTCTACGAGGACAGGAACTTCCAGGGTCGCTCCTATGAGACCAGCAGCGACTGCCCCGAGCTCACCTCCTTCCTGAACAAGTGTAACTCCTGCAGGGTGGAGAACGGCCTCTTCATGGTCTACGAGAAGTCCAACTTCATGGGCCATCAGACGCTGGTGAGGAGGGGCGAGTATCCAGACAACCAACGCCTGATGGGAATCAGCACGAGCGACTGCATCAGATCCTGTCGCATGATCCCCATG CACCGGGGGCCCTTCAGAATGAGGATCTTTGAGAGGGAGAACTTCGGAGGGCAGATGCACGAGCTAATGGAGGACTGCGACAACATGATGGAGCGCAGCCGCATGTCTGAATGCCAGTCCTGCAACGTGATGGACGGTCACTGGCTGATGTACGAGCAGCCGGGCTTCAGAGGCCGGATGATCTACCTGAGGCCAGGAGAGTACAGGAACCTCAGAGAGATGGGAATGGGAAATATTACCAGGTTCAGCTCCGTCAGGCGCATCATGGACACCTATTAA